Part of the Nitrosopumilus piranensis genome is shown below.
GATATGCAATCAATTATGGAATCTGTTGTTTTCTTGGCCTTGTCAGTTAGAAAAACTAAGTTATTTCTTCTGTCATTGGGGTCTGTTTTACGTACAATGTATCCCTCTTTTTCTAACTTGTCAATAATTGGAACCAATGTTGGTGCCTCTACAAACATCATATCTGCAAGCTGTTTTTGCGTAATTCCTTCTTTGATTGAAAGTCCTGTAATTGTCTTCCACTTTCCACCAGTCAGACCAAATCGTTCAGTCATTTCAATATCTGTTGCCCTCTCCCACGATTTTGCAGATCGTTTCATCATGAGCCCTATGCTATCTGTTAGATCTAATGTTTTCATTTACCTCTGACCTTGCCTATTTGACTAATCAAAACTATATTAGTTAATATATTATTCATTATAATTCTAATGATTAGTATCCTAATCTTTATTATCTACAGTATGACATGGGGTGTATGGGTCGTGTTTTGAAAAACAGGCACAAGATGCAACATGCGGCAAACACAAAATTTCTCATTTCAACAATATTTGCAGTATCTGTCACACTTTTGTTTGCTGGAAACTATGCATATGCACAGATATCAAATATTGATGAGCAAAACACGTTATCAGAAAACCTACAAAATGATCCAGTCGCACAAGATCTTCTCAAAAAAATAGAGCAAACCAAAAAGATGATTGAGGAATTGCAGCAAAAAGAATATGAACAAAATCAGGCACAAGAGCAATTAGAACAGATGCGCAACATGTCTCTTGAACGCCTTAGTCAAGATCTTCAAGAATGGGAAAGACTATGGGAAAAACACTCATCCAGAAATGCATTTGACAGTTTTGTGAACAAAAAACCTGACTATGTACAAGGAGTTTTTTGGGATCAGTTTGAGTTCAAAGAACAAAAAGTTACTGCAGGAAGAAATGCAATGAATCAAGTTCTAATGAACGGAGGAACTATACAAGATGCTAAAAAGGCATATCATAGCATGGCGTCTACTCCAAGAATTGAACTAATAGAAATGAATGCACAATTTAATGTCAAACATAATCTTGCAGACTATAACGAACAACAGGTATTCAACTCTACAGGCCAAATTCACATGTCATCTGTAACCAAGTCAAAACTATCTGAATTTTATGGCGACTATAGATTACAACCAAATTATATTTTGGCAAATTCTGATGATTACGTATCTCCTAAAGTTGATTCACAAATCAATGCAGACACTTCTTGCGATGATGGTTTTGTATTGGTTTCTCGAATTGTATCTCAGACATTCTCTTGTATTGATGAGTCTATTGCAAAAAAATGGGCTGAAAACAAAGTAAGTGGAATAATATTTCATGATGACAACATTTCAAGTAATGGTTATGCATCAAGTATAGAAACAAACCCCGAAACAAAATGTGATGTCGGGTATGCTGTAGTGTATGACCTTCTATCCTCAGAATATCGATGTGTTTTGGAGGCAGATTCCAAAGAAATGATGCAAAATGGTACTGCAGAAATACACACGATTGCAGAATATGCCGTAAATAAGGACAAGAAAAAAATCCTTGAGGATGAGATATATGCTATAAACCAAAAGATCTTGCAATTCAACGCTGAATATGACCTTGAAAAGAAGCAATTAGAGACAAAATACGATAACAAACTTGAAAATGAGCAGTTGCTGTCAAAACAAAAGATGCATGATCTCATCAATGATTATAAGAATGGTGAGGATATCTCCAAAAAGGATCTGACAAAAGCAATTTCAGAAATAAGAAACAATTTTGATATTGTTGAAAAGAAAATACTGGATGAAAAATTAAACGCATTGCATGCAATTGAATTGGAACTAAAAGAAGCTATATCAAAGGTAGTAAAGGGACATGAAAAGAATTCTGATCTTTATGTTGATTGGGATTATCTGGAATCTGAAACAGTGTCAGAAACAATTCCTGAGAATTCGCTTGCACCTGTTGTCAAAGTATCTTTCTTAGAACAAAATACCTCTGATGAAATACGTCTTGATGACATTGGAATCGTAAACTCTATTGGCCAAAAATTCGATGAAATCAAGATTGATCAAGTTCTGCAAGTCTCTGCAGACATTACAAATTACGATGACACCCTGCAGGACTTTGTATATGTGGTTGAAATAAAAAATGCTTCAAACAATGTTGTTCAGCCTGCAAAATGGATGACTGGTTCATTAAATCCTGATCAGACTCTTAATGTTGGATTGTCGTGGATTCCAAATGAAACTGGCAATTTCAAGGCAATCATTTCTGTTGGTTCTGAGATTGATTCTGTTTCGCAAATAGCAGACATTGAGATTGATGTGACTTCACAAGACAATATTCATGATGGCGACTATTGCAAAACTGGATATGATTTGCTTTTCAAGTATGTTGATAATTCTCCAATATGTGTGTCGTCTGATATTGCGTTCAAACTGATAAACGTAGGATTAGCATTTGCATAAACAACATCTTTTACGAAAACAATTTGTGATAGAAAATGAAAACTAAATACAAAATAATTATGGCATCTCGATTCCACTAGTGCTTTTTGGAATTTTTGTTCTTATAGCAATTAATGTAAGCAATATGCTTGAAGATTCTGAAAGATGGGTGATTGAACTAGAACCTGATCTTGATTTATCTGATGCTTAACTGGAATCACAAATAAAAAACGAAGATCTTAAAGAACTCTGCCTTTATAGAGTGCAAACTCTTGAAGATTATTTTGAATCATTGACCCCTAATTTTGAGCGACAGTCTAAGACTGTAATTGATGCCGAACATAGATTTGTTATCTATATCGACGAAAACTCTGGATATTCTGAGCAACAAATACAAGAAATTTTTACAGATATTGCTGAAATCCAGGAAGATTGGATTCTTTATGACTGGTTATTGCGTTGAAATTCCGCCTTTCTGCGTCAATTTTTAACCCCAAAACGGTATCTTCATTTCTTCCTATGCATAAAATAATGAGGGACTTGAACTAATTTGGAAGTCACCTCGAAGGGATATGTAATTTGGTTTAAGACTTTTACAACTGAAAATTATTTCATGATGGAATTTAGTGACATTTTGGAAGAGATTGGAATGCTAGTTTTTACTT
Proteins encoded:
- a CDS encoding MarR family winged helix-turn-helix transcriptional regulator; translation: MMKRSAKSWERATDIEMTERFGLTGGKWKTITGLSIKEGITQKQLADMMFVEAPTLVPIIDKLEKEGYIVRKTDPNDRRNNLVFLTDKAKKTTDSIIDCISEMRDVGLEKISKKDLEITKKTLMQINANADAFIIKKGEKTEPDVWTDPQNKSQKTLVKV